Proteins encoded in a region of the Neodiprion virginianus isolate iyNeoVirg1 chromosome 2, iyNeoVirg1.1, whole genome shotgun sequence genome:
- the LOC124298488 gene encoding probable phosphorylase b kinase regulatory subunit beta isoform X1 codes for MAQILTSPLSTHKAPFLKDNRQCSLSDLDVDMFLKISNYEDTVRQLDIYYGIVKRQLLRHQSCITGLFPQISSDKVVGSVRESIYCAAAIWSLYQAYRRIDDDRGKSYELGQSAIKCMRGILECWIKQSSRIELFKRNQCNLFALHCKFHLVTGDEIFPDTDYHHLQIDVVSLYLIFLVQMISSGLQIIYTQDEVAFVQNLVYYVERAYRTPDFGIWERGSRYNDGTPEIHASSIGMAKSALEAINGCNLFGEKGASWSVIYVDIDAHNRNRSIFETMLPRESSSKSVDAALLPTISFPAFATHEENLYNETKANIIRRLQGNYGFKRFGRDGYKTVLEETHRRYYKQGQIKEFDNIECEWPLFYIFMIIDGVFKTLPEQVEEYQNLLKLRLHKDVNGDPVIPMYYFVPEENIEVEKAQPGSALRMSSIEGSGQKSTGEAENVTLYLWNQAMFVIAQLLTAGLLHINELDPIRRYLPSYNRPRRAGRYSAFQAKPSIGTHTDLVVQIVLIAESMRLQAMMATYGIQTQTPHEVEPVQIWSSTQLVKVYEQLGVNKKLDLRGRPARPVGSLGTSKVYRVCGMTVLCYPLIFEVSEFYLYRDMALLIDDIKTELQFVGRYWRLSGRPTVCLLIREEHMRDPQFKQMLDLFAMLKKGYCDGTKVRIGRLQNLISSSCIEHLDFMDTMDTDLSLTQFRQLEHDYIGYQSLTDVPRALSYSEELKEYSKYMKEPLCNILDEIRNTDGLYAKCQLYGILLKREGIDYKCNGLTVGDHLRGLYQQAGGLRYWMAIRYCSSMLHHTVDSISPFITGVLVNGKQITVGVVGQEETVFDKPMTPAEIQSVMYSTIQPHDIIQAVLQQEVLLYCGRLIGTNPEMFKGILKIRVGWVLEAVKLYVQMFGKNPKPIENYSPYEVRRFLMKVLTIKDWAVTQNLSILGRRKIEGCLCRVPANFYNQVWEVLVRCPFGITVNGRDLAQKPTLFNMTRSELTFALLVESILNHIPLPEYRQLVVELLTIVSTILLRNPELKFQKQLDLNKLVEDAFIMYCKDQNIDKSKDMTPLFSAHFTITTGYLARAVVNDVLIGGCFSTALNVQDSVEADEMCKIT; via the exons ATGGCACAAATACTCACATCACCATTAAGTACTCATAA aGCTCCATTTCTAAAGGACAACCGTCAGTGCAGCTTAAGTGATTTAGATGTCGacatgtttttgaaaatatctaacTACGAGGATACTGTTCGCCAACTAGATATATATTATGGCATAG TAAAAAGACAGTTATTGAGACATCAAAGCTGCATCACAGGcctttttcctcaaatttcaAGTGACAAAGTTGTTGGCAGCGTTAGGGAAAGTATTTACTGTGCAGCAGCAATCTGGAGCTTGTATCAAGCCTACAG ACGAATAGATGATGACAGAGGAAAATCTTACGAGCTTGGGCAGTCAGCCATAAAGTGTATGCGAGGTATACTTGAATGCTGGATAAAGCAGTCATCAAGAATCGAATTGTTCAAGCGCAATCAGTGCAACTTATTTGCTCTGcattgtaaatttcatttagTTACAGGCGATGAAATATTTCCAGATACAGATTATCACCATTTACAG ATCGATGTTGTTTCTCTTTACCTGATTTTTCTGGTTCAAATGATATCATCGGGCTTGCAAATAATATATACGCAGGACGAAGTAGCTTTTGTACAGAACTTGGTATACTATGTTGAGCGAGCCTATCGCACACCAGATTTTGGTATTTGGGAACGGGGTAGCCGTTACAATGACGGAACACCTGAGATACATGCCAGTTCCATTGGTATGGCTAAAAGCGCACTGGAAGCCATAAATGGATGTAATTTGTTTGGAGAAAAAGGAGCATCCTGGTCCGTTATATATGTCGACATCGATGCTCATAATAGGAACCGCAGcatttttgaaacaatgctcCCAAGAGAATCTAGTTCAAAG AGTGTCGATGCTGCCTTGCTTCCTACTATTTCGTTTCCAGCATTTGCAACTcatgaagaaaatttatacaatgaaaCTAAGGCAAATATAATACGCAGACTGCAAGGCAATTATGGTTTCAAACGATTTGGTAGGGATGGGTATAAGACTGTGCTTGAAGAAACACATCGTCGGTACTATAAGCAAGGACAAATTAAG GAATTTGACAACATCGAGTGTGAGTGGccattattttatattttcatgatCATTGATGGCGTATTCAAAACTCTTCCAGAGCAAGTTGAAGAGTATCAAAACCTGTTGAAATTGAGACTTCATAAAGACGTTAATGGAG ATCCTGTGATACCCATGTATTACTTTGTCCctgaagaaaatattgaagtaGAAAAAGCGCAGCCAGGCAGTGCACTGCGAATGTCCAGCATCGAAGGTAGTGGGCAGAAATCAACTGGCGAAGCAGAGAATGTAACCCTTTACTTGTGGAACCAAGCTATGTTCGTAATTGCACAGTTGTTAACAGCTGGTTTGTTGCACATTAATGAGTTGGATCCAATTCGACGTTATCTTCCGTCTTACAATAGGCCACGTAGAGCGGGTAGATACTCTGCGTTTCAG GCAAAGCCCAGCATT GGGACGCACACAGATCTGGTTGTACAGATAGTTTTAATCGCAGAGTCCATGAGGCTGCAGGCTATGATGGCTACATATGGTATTCAAACACAGACACCTCATGAAGTAGAACCTGTACAAATCTGGTCATCCACTCAATTGGTTAAAGTCTATGAACAACTTGGAGTCAATAAGAAATTAGATCTGCGTGGTCGACCTGCAAGGCCGGTTGGTTCCCTAGGCACTAGTAAG GTGTACAGAGTTTGCGGTATGACGGTCTTATGCTATCCCTTGATATTCGAagtttctgaattttatttatatcggGATATGGCACTACTGATTGATGACATCAAAACGGAGCTGCAATTTGTTGGCAGATATTGGAGACTCTCTGGCCGGCCTACCGTCTGTCTTCTTATAAGAGAAGAACACATGCG TGACCcacaatttaaacaaatgtTGGATTTATTTGCAATGTTGAAAAAAGGATACTGTGATGGAACTAAAGTAAGAATTGGACGCTTGCAAAATCTGATCTCGTCTTCATGCATTG AGCATTTAGACTTCATGGATACCATGGACACTGATCTATCGCTTACGCAATTCCGACAACTAGAACATGACTACATTGGATATCAGAGTTTGACAGATGTACCCCGGGCACTGTCGTATTCTGAAGAATTAAAAGAATATTCC aaATACATGAAAGAGCCATTATGCAACATATTAGACGAAATTCGAAATACAGATGGACTGTACGCTAAATGTCAGCTTTATGGCATCTTGTTGAAACGTGAAGGCATTGACTACAAATGTAATGGACTGACAG TGGGTGATCACCTCAGGGGTTTGTATCAGCAGGCTGGTGGCCTCAGATATTGGATGGCAATCCGTTACTGTAGTAGTATGCTGCATCACACTGTCGACAGTATTAGTCCGTTTATCACAGGCGTCCTTGTCAATGGAAAACAG atAACAGTTGGTGTGGTAGGTCAAGAAGAAACTGTGTTCGATAAACCAATGACTCCTGCTGAGATCCAGTCCGTTATGTATTCTACGATTCAACCTCATGACATAATTCAAGCTGTCCTTCAACAGGAGGTTCTACTTTATTGCGGTAGACTTATCGGCACCAATCCAGAAATGTTTAAAGGCATTCTTAAAATACGTGTTGG TTGGGTGCTAGAAGCTGTCAAACTCTATGTGCAAATGTTTGGAAAGAACCCAAAACCCATTGAGAACTATAGCCCCTACGAAGTTAGACGATTCTTGATGAAAGTGCTGACCATCAAGGATTGGGCAGTTACACAGAA tttgaGCATATTAGGTAGAAGGAAGATTGAAGGATGCCTGTGCAGAGTGCCTGCAAACTTTTACAACCAGGTATGGGAAGTTCTGGTTCGTTGTCCTTTTGGGATTACTGTCAATGGGCGAGATTTGGCCCAAAAGCCAACATTATTTAATATGACGCGATCGGAGCTTACATTTGCACTCCTAGTTGAATCTATTCTCAATCATATTCCATTACCGGAATATCGCCAGCTGGTCGTTGAG CTTTTGACTATTGTGTCAACGATACTATTGCGAAACCCTGAGCTCAAATTTCAGAAACAATTAGATCTGAACAAGCTTGTTGAAGATGCATTCATCATGTACTGTAAG GACCAGAATATAGATAAGAGCAAAGACATGACTCCGTTATTTTCTGCACATTTCACAATTACAACAGGATACCTTGCTCGGGCAGTAGTCAATGATGTCCTCATTGGTGGATGCTTTTCCACTGCTCTAAATGTACAGGACAGTGTTGAAGCTGATGAAATGTGTAAGATTACATAA
- the LOC124298488 gene encoding probable phosphorylase b kinase regulatory subunit beta isoform X4 has product MAQILTSPAPFLKDNRQCSLSDLDVDMFLKISNYEDTVRQLDIYYGIVKRQLLRHQSCITGLFPQISSDKVVGSVRESIYCAAAIWSLYQAYRRIDDDRGKSYELGQSAIKCMRGILECWIKQSSRIELFKRNQCNLFALHCKFHLVTGDEIFPDTDYHHLQIDVVSLYLIFLVQMISSGLQIIYTQDEVAFVQNLVYYVERAYRTPDFGIWERGSRYNDGTPEIHASSIGMAKSALEAINGCNLFGEKGASWSVIYVDIDAHNRNRSIFETMLPRESSSKSVDAALLPTISFPAFATHEENLYNETKANIIRRLQGNYGFKRFGRDGYKTVLEETHRRYYKQGQIKEFDNIECEWPLFYIFMIIDGVFKTLPEQVEEYQNLLKLRLHKDVNGDPVIPMYYFVPEENIEVEKAQPGSALRMSSIEGSGQKSTGEAENVTLYLWNQAMFVIAQLLTAGLLHINELDPIRRYLPSYNRPRRAGRYSAFQAKPSIGTHTDLVVQIVLIAESMRLQAMMATYGIQTQTPHEVEPVQIWSSTQLVKVYEQLGVNKKLDLRGRPARPVGSLGTSKVYRVCGMTVLCYPLIFEVSEFYLYRDMALLIDDIKTELQFVGRYWRLSGRPTVCLLIREEHMRDPQFKQMLDLFAMLKKGYCDGTKVRIGRLQNLISSSCIEHLDFMDTMDTDLSLTQFRQLEHDYIGYQSLTDVPRALSYSEELKEYSKYMKEPLCNILDEIRNTDGLYAKCQLYGILLKREGIDYKCNGLTVGDHLRGLYQQAGGLRYWMAIRYCSSMLHHTVDSISPFITGVLVNGKQITVGVVGQEETVFDKPMTPAEIQSVMYSTIQPHDIIQAVLQQEVLLYCGRLIGTNPEMFKGILKIRVGWVLEAVKLYVQMFGKNPKPIENYSPYEVRRFLMKVLTIKDWAVTQNLSILGRRKIEGCLCRVPANFYNQVWEVLVRCPFGITVNGRDLAQKPTLFNMTRSELTFALLVESILNHIPLPEYRQLVVELLTIVSTILLRNPELKFQKQLDLNKLVEDAFIMYCKDQNIDKSKDMTPLFSAHFTITTGYLARAVVNDVLIGGCFSTALNVQDSVEADEMCKIT; this is encoded by the exons ATGGCACAAATACTCACATCACC aGCTCCATTTCTAAAGGACAACCGTCAGTGCAGCTTAAGTGATTTAGATGTCGacatgtttttgaaaatatctaacTACGAGGATACTGTTCGCCAACTAGATATATATTATGGCATAG TAAAAAGACAGTTATTGAGACATCAAAGCTGCATCACAGGcctttttcctcaaatttcaAGTGACAAAGTTGTTGGCAGCGTTAGGGAAAGTATTTACTGTGCAGCAGCAATCTGGAGCTTGTATCAAGCCTACAG ACGAATAGATGATGACAGAGGAAAATCTTACGAGCTTGGGCAGTCAGCCATAAAGTGTATGCGAGGTATACTTGAATGCTGGATAAAGCAGTCATCAAGAATCGAATTGTTCAAGCGCAATCAGTGCAACTTATTTGCTCTGcattgtaaatttcatttagTTACAGGCGATGAAATATTTCCAGATACAGATTATCACCATTTACAG ATCGATGTTGTTTCTCTTTACCTGATTTTTCTGGTTCAAATGATATCATCGGGCTTGCAAATAATATATACGCAGGACGAAGTAGCTTTTGTACAGAACTTGGTATACTATGTTGAGCGAGCCTATCGCACACCAGATTTTGGTATTTGGGAACGGGGTAGCCGTTACAATGACGGAACACCTGAGATACATGCCAGTTCCATTGGTATGGCTAAAAGCGCACTGGAAGCCATAAATGGATGTAATTTGTTTGGAGAAAAAGGAGCATCCTGGTCCGTTATATATGTCGACATCGATGCTCATAATAGGAACCGCAGcatttttgaaacaatgctcCCAAGAGAATCTAGTTCAAAG AGTGTCGATGCTGCCTTGCTTCCTACTATTTCGTTTCCAGCATTTGCAACTcatgaagaaaatttatacaatgaaaCTAAGGCAAATATAATACGCAGACTGCAAGGCAATTATGGTTTCAAACGATTTGGTAGGGATGGGTATAAGACTGTGCTTGAAGAAACACATCGTCGGTACTATAAGCAAGGACAAATTAAG GAATTTGACAACATCGAGTGTGAGTGGccattattttatattttcatgatCATTGATGGCGTATTCAAAACTCTTCCAGAGCAAGTTGAAGAGTATCAAAACCTGTTGAAATTGAGACTTCATAAAGACGTTAATGGAG ATCCTGTGATACCCATGTATTACTTTGTCCctgaagaaaatattgaagtaGAAAAAGCGCAGCCAGGCAGTGCACTGCGAATGTCCAGCATCGAAGGTAGTGGGCAGAAATCAACTGGCGAAGCAGAGAATGTAACCCTTTACTTGTGGAACCAAGCTATGTTCGTAATTGCACAGTTGTTAACAGCTGGTTTGTTGCACATTAATGAGTTGGATCCAATTCGACGTTATCTTCCGTCTTACAATAGGCCACGTAGAGCGGGTAGATACTCTGCGTTTCAG GCAAAGCCCAGCATT GGGACGCACACAGATCTGGTTGTACAGATAGTTTTAATCGCAGAGTCCATGAGGCTGCAGGCTATGATGGCTACATATGGTATTCAAACACAGACACCTCATGAAGTAGAACCTGTACAAATCTGGTCATCCACTCAATTGGTTAAAGTCTATGAACAACTTGGAGTCAATAAGAAATTAGATCTGCGTGGTCGACCTGCAAGGCCGGTTGGTTCCCTAGGCACTAGTAAG GTGTACAGAGTTTGCGGTATGACGGTCTTATGCTATCCCTTGATATTCGAagtttctgaattttatttatatcggGATATGGCACTACTGATTGATGACATCAAAACGGAGCTGCAATTTGTTGGCAGATATTGGAGACTCTCTGGCCGGCCTACCGTCTGTCTTCTTATAAGAGAAGAACACATGCG TGACCcacaatttaaacaaatgtTGGATTTATTTGCAATGTTGAAAAAAGGATACTGTGATGGAACTAAAGTAAGAATTGGACGCTTGCAAAATCTGATCTCGTCTTCATGCATTG AGCATTTAGACTTCATGGATACCATGGACACTGATCTATCGCTTACGCAATTCCGACAACTAGAACATGACTACATTGGATATCAGAGTTTGACAGATGTACCCCGGGCACTGTCGTATTCTGAAGAATTAAAAGAATATTCC aaATACATGAAAGAGCCATTATGCAACATATTAGACGAAATTCGAAATACAGATGGACTGTACGCTAAATGTCAGCTTTATGGCATCTTGTTGAAACGTGAAGGCATTGACTACAAATGTAATGGACTGACAG TGGGTGATCACCTCAGGGGTTTGTATCAGCAGGCTGGTGGCCTCAGATATTGGATGGCAATCCGTTACTGTAGTAGTATGCTGCATCACACTGTCGACAGTATTAGTCCGTTTATCACAGGCGTCCTTGTCAATGGAAAACAG atAACAGTTGGTGTGGTAGGTCAAGAAGAAACTGTGTTCGATAAACCAATGACTCCTGCTGAGATCCAGTCCGTTATGTATTCTACGATTCAACCTCATGACATAATTCAAGCTGTCCTTCAACAGGAGGTTCTACTTTATTGCGGTAGACTTATCGGCACCAATCCAGAAATGTTTAAAGGCATTCTTAAAATACGTGTTGG TTGGGTGCTAGAAGCTGTCAAACTCTATGTGCAAATGTTTGGAAAGAACCCAAAACCCATTGAGAACTATAGCCCCTACGAAGTTAGACGATTCTTGATGAAAGTGCTGACCATCAAGGATTGGGCAGTTACACAGAA tttgaGCATATTAGGTAGAAGGAAGATTGAAGGATGCCTGTGCAGAGTGCCTGCAAACTTTTACAACCAGGTATGGGAAGTTCTGGTTCGTTGTCCTTTTGGGATTACTGTCAATGGGCGAGATTTGGCCCAAAAGCCAACATTATTTAATATGACGCGATCGGAGCTTACATTTGCACTCCTAGTTGAATCTATTCTCAATCATATTCCATTACCGGAATATCGCCAGCTGGTCGTTGAG CTTTTGACTATTGTGTCAACGATACTATTGCGAAACCCTGAGCTCAAATTTCAGAAACAATTAGATCTGAACAAGCTTGTTGAAGATGCATTCATCATGTACTGTAAG GACCAGAATATAGATAAGAGCAAAGACATGACTCCGTTATTTTCTGCACATTTCACAATTACAACAGGATACCTTGCTCGGGCAGTAGTCAATGATGTCCTCATTGGTGGATGCTTTTCCACTGCTCTAAATGTACAGGACAGTGTTGAAGCTGATGAAATGTGTAAGATTACATAA
- the LOC124298488 gene encoding probable phosphorylase b kinase regulatory subunit beta isoform X3: protein MAQILTSPLSTHKAPFLKDNRQCSLSDLDVDMFLKISNYEDTVRQLDIYYGIVKRQLLRHQSCITGLFPQISSDKVVGSVRESIYCAAAIWSLYQAYRRIDDDRGKSYELGQSAIKCMRGILECWIKQSSRIELFKRNQCNLFALHCKFHLVTGDEIFPDTDYHHLQIDVVSLYLIFLVQMISSGLQIIYTQDEVAFVQNLVYYVERAYRTPDFGIWERGSRYNDGTPEIHASSIGMAKSALEAINGCNLFGEKGASWSVIYVDIDAHNRNRSIFETMLPRESSSKSVDAALLPTISFPAFATHEENLYNETKANIIRRLQGNYGFKRFGRDGYKTVLEETHRRYYKQGQIKEFDNIECEWPLFYIFMIIDGVFKTLPEQVEEYQNLLKLRLHKDVNGDPVIPMYYFVPEENIEVEKAQPGSALRMSSIEGSGQKSTGEAENVTLYLWNQAMFVIAQLLTAGLLHINELDPIRRYLPSYNRPRRAGRYSAFQGTHTDLVVQIVLIAESMRLQAMMATYGIQTQTPHEVEPVQIWSSTQLVKVYEQLGVNKKLDLRGRPARPVGSLGTSKVYRVCGMTVLCYPLIFEVSEFYLYRDMALLIDDIKTELQFVGRYWRLSGRPTVCLLIREEHMRDPQFKQMLDLFAMLKKGYCDGTKVRIGRLQNLISSSCIEHLDFMDTMDTDLSLTQFRQLEHDYIGYQSLTDVPRALSYSEELKEYSKYMKEPLCNILDEIRNTDGLYAKCQLYGILLKREGIDYKCNGLTVGDHLRGLYQQAGGLRYWMAIRYCSSMLHHTVDSISPFITGVLVNGKQITVGVVGQEETVFDKPMTPAEIQSVMYSTIQPHDIIQAVLQQEVLLYCGRLIGTNPEMFKGILKIRVGWVLEAVKLYVQMFGKNPKPIENYSPYEVRRFLMKVLTIKDWAVTQNLSILGRRKIEGCLCRVPANFYNQVWEVLVRCPFGITVNGRDLAQKPTLFNMTRSELTFALLVESILNHIPLPEYRQLVVELLTIVSTILLRNPELKFQKQLDLNKLVEDAFIMYCKDQNIDKSKDMTPLFSAHFTITTGYLARAVVNDVLIGGCFSTALNVQDSVEADEMCKIT from the exons ATGGCACAAATACTCACATCACCATTAAGTACTCATAA aGCTCCATTTCTAAAGGACAACCGTCAGTGCAGCTTAAGTGATTTAGATGTCGacatgtttttgaaaatatctaacTACGAGGATACTGTTCGCCAACTAGATATATATTATGGCATAG TAAAAAGACAGTTATTGAGACATCAAAGCTGCATCACAGGcctttttcctcaaatttcaAGTGACAAAGTTGTTGGCAGCGTTAGGGAAAGTATTTACTGTGCAGCAGCAATCTGGAGCTTGTATCAAGCCTACAG ACGAATAGATGATGACAGAGGAAAATCTTACGAGCTTGGGCAGTCAGCCATAAAGTGTATGCGAGGTATACTTGAATGCTGGATAAAGCAGTCATCAAGAATCGAATTGTTCAAGCGCAATCAGTGCAACTTATTTGCTCTGcattgtaaatttcatttagTTACAGGCGATGAAATATTTCCAGATACAGATTATCACCATTTACAG ATCGATGTTGTTTCTCTTTACCTGATTTTTCTGGTTCAAATGATATCATCGGGCTTGCAAATAATATATACGCAGGACGAAGTAGCTTTTGTACAGAACTTGGTATACTATGTTGAGCGAGCCTATCGCACACCAGATTTTGGTATTTGGGAACGGGGTAGCCGTTACAATGACGGAACACCTGAGATACATGCCAGTTCCATTGGTATGGCTAAAAGCGCACTGGAAGCCATAAATGGATGTAATTTGTTTGGAGAAAAAGGAGCATCCTGGTCCGTTATATATGTCGACATCGATGCTCATAATAGGAACCGCAGcatttttgaaacaatgctcCCAAGAGAATCTAGTTCAAAG AGTGTCGATGCTGCCTTGCTTCCTACTATTTCGTTTCCAGCATTTGCAACTcatgaagaaaatttatacaatgaaaCTAAGGCAAATATAATACGCAGACTGCAAGGCAATTATGGTTTCAAACGATTTGGTAGGGATGGGTATAAGACTGTGCTTGAAGAAACACATCGTCGGTACTATAAGCAAGGACAAATTAAG GAATTTGACAACATCGAGTGTGAGTGGccattattttatattttcatgatCATTGATGGCGTATTCAAAACTCTTCCAGAGCAAGTTGAAGAGTATCAAAACCTGTTGAAATTGAGACTTCATAAAGACGTTAATGGAG ATCCTGTGATACCCATGTATTACTTTGTCCctgaagaaaatattgaagtaGAAAAAGCGCAGCCAGGCAGTGCACTGCGAATGTCCAGCATCGAAGGTAGTGGGCAGAAATCAACTGGCGAAGCAGAGAATGTAACCCTTTACTTGTGGAACCAAGCTATGTTCGTAATTGCACAGTTGTTAACAGCTGGTTTGTTGCACATTAATGAGTTGGATCCAATTCGACGTTATCTTCCGTCTTACAATAGGCCACGTAGAGCGGGTAGATACTCTGCGTTTCAG GGGACGCACACAGATCTGGTTGTACAGATAGTTTTAATCGCAGAGTCCATGAGGCTGCAGGCTATGATGGCTACATATGGTATTCAAACACAGACACCTCATGAAGTAGAACCTGTACAAATCTGGTCATCCACTCAATTGGTTAAAGTCTATGAACAACTTGGAGTCAATAAGAAATTAGATCTGCGTGGTCGACCTGCAAGGCCGGTTGGTTCCCTAGGCACTAGTAAG GTGTACAGAGTTTGCGGTATGACGGTCTTATGCTATCCCTTGATATTCGAagtttctgaattttatttatatcggGATATGGCACTACTGATTGATGACATCAAAACGGAGCTGCAATTTGTTGGCAGATATTGGAGACTCTCTGGCCGGCCTACCGTCTGTCTTCTTATAAGAGAAGAACACATGCG TGACCcacaatttaaacaaatgtTGGATTTATTTGCAATGTTGAAAAAAGGATACTGTGATGGAACTAAAGTAAGAATTGGACGCTTGCAAAATCTGATCTCGTCTTCATGCATTG AGCATTTAGACTTCATGGATACCATGGACACTGATCTATCGCTTACGCAATTCCGACAACTAGAACATGACTACATTGGATATCAGAGTTTGACAGATGTACCCCGGGCACTGTCGTATTCTGAAGAATTAAAAGAATATTCC aaATACATGAAAGAGCCATTATGCAACATATTAGACGAAATTCGAAATACAGATGGACTGTACGCTAAATGTCAGCTTTATGGCATCTTGTTGAAACGTGAAGGCATTGACTACAAATGTAATGGACTGACAG TGGGTGATCACCTCAGGGGTTTGTATCAGCAGGCTGGTGGCCTCAGATATTGGATGGCAATCCGTTACTGTAGTAGTATGCTGCATCACACTGTCGACAGTATTAGTCCGTTTATCACAGGCGTCCTTGTCAATGGAAAACAG atAACAGTTGGTGTGGTAGGTCAAGAAGAAACTGTGTTCGATAAACCAATGACTCCTGCTGAGATCCAGTCCGTTATGTATTCTACGATTCAACCTCATGACATAATTCAAGCTGTCCTTCAACAGGAGGTTCTACTTTATTGCGGTAGACTTATCGGCACCAATCCAGAAATGTTTAAAGGCATTCTTAAAATACGTGTTGG TTGGGTGCTAGAAGCTGTCAAACTCTATGTGCAAATGTTTGGAAAGAACCCAAAACCCATTGAGAACTATAGCCCCTACGAAGTTAGACGATTCTTGATGAAAGTGCTGACCATCAAGGATTGGGCAGTTACACAGAA tttgaGCATATTAGGTAGAAGGAAGATTGAAGGATGCCTGTGCAGAGTGCCTGCAAACTTTTACAACCAGGTATGGGAAGTTCTGGTTCGTTGTCCTTTTGGGATTACTGTCAATGGGCGAGATTTGGCCCAAAAGCCAACATTATTTAATATGACGCGATCGGAGCTTACATTTGCACTCCTAGTTGAATCTATTCTCAATCATATTCCATTACCGGAATATCGCCAGCTGGTCGTTGAG CTTTTGACTATTGTGTCAACGATACTATTGCGAAACCCTGAGCTCAAATTTCAGAAACAATTAGATCTGAACAAGCTTGTTGAAGATGCATTCATCATGTACTGTAAG GACCAGAATATAGATAAGAGCAAAGACATGACTCCGTTATTTTCTGCACATTTCACAATTACAACAGGATACCTTGCTCGGGCAGTAGTCAATGATGTCCTCATTGGTGGATGCTTTTCCACTGCTCTAAATGTACAGGACAGTGTTGAAGCTGATGAAATGTGTAAGATTACATAA